The DNA segment AACGAACGGCACAGTCCTTGCATCCAGTTGCTTGAGAAGATGATGAAATAGCATTGCCAAGCTTTTCGAGACGCCTATGCTCAGCCCCCTGTTTTGCCCGATATGAATGGGAAACTGCCCGAGGTGAGGGAACATTTCCGCAGGATGGGGGCCGCTTACCTGGTCCTGATCATCGCCTTGCTCCCGACCCTGTTTGCTTACCGGCGGGTCAAACTGAACGTCGAGGCCCGCGATCAGGCGCGCTTCGAGCAGACGGTGCGATCCACGCGCGACGCTCTGACTCTCCGGATGGAAACGTTTCTTTCTGCGCTGCGCGGTGTGCGAGGTTTGTTTGACGCCAACCCGGCCGTGGATCCCGGCCAGTGGAAAAAATACGCGGCCAGCATTGATTTGAAATGGAACTATCGCGGGATGCTCGACGTGGGCTATGCGCAGCGTGTCACGCGGGAGGAAAAGGACCGGCATGTCGCAGCCGTGCGCGCCCGGGGGTTTCCCGGTTACCAGTTGAATGCCGACGCGGACCGTGACGAGTACTTCCCGATGATTTACCTGAGCTCCGCCACAAACT comes from the Candidatus Angelobacter sp. genome and includes:
- a CDS encoding CHASE domain-containing protein, coding for MNGKLPEVREHFRRMGAAYLVLIIALLPTLFAYRRVKLNVEARDQARFEQTVRSTRDALTLRMETFLSALRGVRGLFDANPAVDPGQWKKYAASIDLKWNYRGMLDVGYAQRVTREEKDRHVAAVRARGFPGYQLNADADRDEYFPMIYLSSATN